A DNA window from Hordeum vulgare subsp. vulgare chromosome 1H, MorexV3_pseudomolecules_assembly, whole genome shotgun sequence contains the following coding sequences:
- the LOC123418947 gene encoding uncharacterized protein LOC123418947: MPPTLQQFVFKHPSSEKRKKRGEQRKNQHRSGGRWVDMSPASSFASLCRHRVIRGCSTRLGCDHRWPATPARSVGHRWRSLSSSGLRRGAKEGMLLRWFRETTNTSSCSSGGGGGGAGGTGRPAAGFSTWARLAIGSAAAVKWASFLRIQNEVEMVKDAAETAAEVVEEVAMAAEKVSSEVVGHLPEEGRLRRAAVMVEHASKEVAEEAHRARDIIHKVDEIEEDVKAIIEPIMDHGKHERKHLEK, encoded by the exons ATGCCCCCAACACTCCAACAGTTCGTTTTCAAGCATCCATCatctgaaaaaagaaaaaagagaggagaacaACGGAAGAATCAGCATCGATCCGGTGGGCGGTGGGTGGACATGTCTCCTGCCAGCTCGTTCGCGTCGCTGTGCCGACACAGGGTGATCCGCGGCTGCTCCACCCGCCTCGGCTGCGACCACCGCTGGCCCGCCACGCCGGCTCGCTCTGTGGGGCATCGATGGAGATCGTTGTCATCCTCTGGCCTGCGTCGTGGCGCGAAAGAGGGCATGTTGCTGCGGTGGTTCAGAGAAACTACCAACACAAGCAgctgcagcagcggcggcggcggcggcggcgcaggtgGCACAGGACGACCTGCTGCAGGTTTCTCAACCTG GGCACGGTTGGCAATTGGCTCCGCCGCCGCTGTCAAATGGGCGTCGTTTCTGCGGATCCAAA ATGAGGTGGAGATGGTGAAGGACGCCGCCGAGACTGCggcggaggtggtggaggaggtggccatGGCAGCCGAGAAGGTGTCGTCCGAGGTGGTCGGGCATCTGCCGGAGGAAGGCAGGCTGAGACGCGCCGCGGTGATGGTCGAGCACGCGTCCAAGGAGGTCGCGGAGGAGGCTCATCGTGCACGAGACATCATCCACAAG GTCGACGAAATTGAGGAAGACGTCAAGGCCATTATCGAACCGATTATGGATCATGGGAAGCATGAGAGGAAGCATTTAGAAAagtag